GAACGCGAGGCGATAGCCGTTGATATCCTCCACTACCATCTCCCGGATGCCGTGAGGGGCCACGTGCGGTGGTTGAATGATTAACGCGCCGCGCTTCTGAAGCTCGGCATGCAGATCGTCGAGGTCTTCGACATAGAGATAAACGTCTCGCTCAAACGTCGCGCGTACACGCTTTGGCAGGCTCTCTCGCCGAATCTGGAAATGGACCCAGACACCGGACCGTTTGACGATCGCGTACACGCCACCGGGCTCCTCAGCCCTTGGCTGAAAAATGCCGTCAACGGGGTCCAGCGTGAATCCAAGAACATCGCGGTAATACTCTGCCGTCCGCCGAACGTCGTGGACGCCGAGGATCGGTGATACGCGCCATTCGTTACTAGTCAAAGGCGATCCTCCCATTGAACACCATTCCACAACTTGCAATCATCGAAGCTGACTATGACTAACACCCGTTCATGATCTTGCGATCAGACCTTCCCGTGAATTCACGTCAGCGGCTTGATAAGCACCTGGCTCCGGCGCCCGTTCTTTTCGTAGATCTCGCGTCGCACCGGGGGCAGGTCGTCCGGGGTGCCGAGCTGGAAGCCGCCGCGCTGGATGAAGTAGTTAATGGCCTGGGTGGACAGGCAAAAGAGAACGCCGACCCCGCGTGATCGGGCGAGGCTTTCGGCGTAGGCGAGGAGTTTGCCGCCGATCCCCTGATTTTCGTACCGCGTGTCGACGTAAACCGAAGCGAGTTCGGCCTTGTTCTGGTCCGGGTACATGTGCAAGGCGCCGCACGCGACCGGGTTTCGGTCGACTTCGAAAACGAAGTATTCGCCGATTTGGCGCTCCAAATCCGTGCGCGTCCTTTTGACCAGCTCTTCGGCCTTGATTCCTTGCTGGATGAGCGTGAACACCGCCCGGACGTCTTTCTTTTGCGCGAGCCGGATCGCCTGGTATTCGTTCGTGTAGATCAGGGTGCCGATCCCTTCGTTGGAAAACACCTCCCCGAGTAAGCCTTCTTGTTCTCGGCCGTCGATGATGTGAATCCGCTCGACCCCTTCTTTGCCCGCGCGGACCGCGTGGCTGAGTTTGGTGACGGTGCCGGGGGGCATGGTCTGGCGGTTTTTTTTCAAAAACGACTCGGCTTCTTCGACCGTCATCTGGCGAATCATTTCGTCCTGAGTCCGGACGCCGCCTTCGACGCAAAGAAAAACCAGCTTCACGGCGTTCAAGGTTTTGGCGAGTTCGACGGCGACGGCGTCCGAATTAAGGCGGTAGCTGCGGCCGGCCCCGTCACAGCCGATCGGCGGGATGACCGGGATGATGTCGCGTTCGAGCAGCGTTTGGATCAGGAAGGCGTCCACCCGCTCGACGCGGCCGGTGAAGAGGTGGTCGACGCCGCCCAGGATGCCGGCCGGGTGGGCCACGAGGGCGTTCGGGCAGGCGCCGCGTAAGTCGTTCGCGGACAAGCCCTCCAGGATTTCGTGCGTGACCCGGTTGGCTGCTGTGATCGCGACCTGGAGTGTGGCCGCGTCCGTGACGCCGGTCCCGACGAGATCGGATGGCGTCACGTCGGTCATTTTGGCGTACCGCTCGATCTGGAACGCGGCCCCGTGGACCAGCGCGACGCGGACGCTCAGGCTGCGGAGCAACGCGATATCGAGGAGGAGGTTGTGAAAATTGTCGTCCTCGACGATCGCCCCGTCGATCGCGATGACGAACACGCGGTCGCGAAATCGGGGGACGTAGCGGAGAATTTCACGGAGGTCGGTTAAACGGAACATGGGCCGGCGCGTCTCCCGCGACTAGAACGTCAACTTAGAATACCGAGGTCGACTACGATGCCGAAGGGCGAATCCCCGGCCGCACTCGACCCCTCTAACTCGGACGATTGCAGTTTATGAAACCCGGGGCCGAATCCCCGCCGGAAGGAATACTCCTATGCCCGAAAAAGTTGTCATCATCGGTTCCGGTCCGGCCGCGTGGACGGCAGCGATTTACGCGGCCCGGGCGAACCTCGAACCGCTCGTGTTCCAGGGCAACCCGTACGACAACAACAACAAAGCCAACGGCACGTTGCCGCTCGGCCAGCTCGCACTCACGACCGAAGTCGAAAACTTCCCCAGCTGGCCGGCCGGCGATACCAAGGCATATTTGAAATCCGCGCTCAAAGCCGACGACGTGGACTTCCCGTACTGGGTGGCCAATGACAAAGACCAACCCACACACGGCATCAACGGGCCGGAGTTGATGGCGCTGATGCGGCAACAAGCGGTCAACGTCGGCACCCGTATCGAATCGAAAGACGTGGTGAAAGTCGACCTCAAGAAACGACCCTTCACCCTGACGATGCACGACGGCAGTTCCGTCGAAACGCACACCATCGTCATCGCGACGGGCGCCCGGGCGAACTACCTCGACGCACCCGGCGTGAACGACTTCAAGAACAAGGGCGTGTCCGCCTGCGCGGTCTGCGACGGGGCACTGCCGCGGTTCCGCAACAAGCCGATCGTCGTGGTCGGCGGTGGAGATTCGGCGTGCGAGGAAGCGGGCTATTTGACCAAGTTCAGCAGCGATGTCCACATGCTCGTCCGCCGGGACGTGCTGCGGGCGAGCAAAATCATGGCCGACCGCGCGATCGCGAACCCGAAGATCAAACTGCACTGGTACACAGAACTGGACGAGGTGACCGGCGACAAGACCGGCGTGACCGGCGTCCGTGTGAAAAATAACAAGTCGGGTGAATCGAAAGAAGTCCCGGCGAGCGGTCTGTTCTTCGCGATCGGCCACACGCCGAACGTCGGCTTCCTCGACGGCCAAGTCGAATTGACCGACATGGGCTACATCAAGTGGACCACCCTCGCCCGGACCTACACGAGTGTTGACGGCGTGTTCGCGGCCGGCGACGTGGCCGACGACTACTACCGACAGGCGATCAGCGCGGCCGGAACCGGGTGCATGGCGGCCCTGGACGCCGAGCGGTGGCTCGGCCACCACGGCCTGGTTTAACGACGGAAAATCGAACAAGAGATGGCCACAAAAAGGCACGAAAAGCCACAAAAATAAGAATAAAGATTGATTGTTATTCTTGTTTTTGTGGCTTTTCGTGCCTTTTTGTGGCCATCTCTTACTCCACCAATCGGGCGTCGCACCAATTCACGTCGTCCTGCACGTCGCCGCCCGGCCCGTAATCGACGATCAGTGTGAGTTCTTTCGCGCCGGACACGTCCACGGACACTTCCCGCGGAATTGCGGACGTGAGCGGGGCCAATCCTTCGACTGGCACATCTTTCCCGTCCACGACGACTCGCACGTCCGCCGCCCCGCGCCGGCCCGTTTCCGGGTCGAGCCCGATTTGGGCTTCAAACCGGCGGAACTTACCGGCGAGGTCGTAGGTCAGTGTGGTCCGCGAGTGCGTGCCGAGCCCTCGATCGAACGTCTGTTCGCCGTGAGGACCGGCGAGGCGGAGCGGGTTTCCGCGCACCGTCCGGTTCGCGGCCCACGGCCACGTGACGCCGTTGTAGGCGTCAACGACTGCCCGCTTCGGCTTCAAATCGGACAGATACGTGGCCTTCGACTGGAGCCAGTCCAGCGCAACGACTTCGTCCAGCGGCACGTCGACCGCGCCCCCGAACAATGTCGTTCCGCGGAGACGGGCTCCGTCGCAAGACGCCGCGGAAAGGCTGATTCGTGACCCATCGGTGGTAACGAGCCGAGCGTAGATCCCTTTAACTTTCCTCACGCGCGCGAGTTTCGGGTCGAACGCCACGGCCGCCGCCCGGTCCAGCGGAACGATGATCGTCGGTCCCGTTCCCCCTGCGGCGACGAGAATCGCGGCGGGCGAAGCCGCGAACGCCGTGACGGTCCCGCGGACGACATCGCCGTTGCGGAGCAGGACCGCGTCCCGTCGCTTTGGTCCCGCGGCCCAGAGGTAATCCATCGGATCAGGAGGTGTTTCTGCCGGCGCGCCGGTCGTCCAGATGGCGGCGAGCGTGGTGATGGGCACCGTCCACGCCGGCTTTCCCGTGCCGCGTGCGGCGGCCTCGAACCGCACGATATCAGCGTCGCCCCCGATCACCGTTCCGCGAATCCGGTCCCCGTTCGCGAGAATCGCCAGGGCGTCTCGCGGCCAGGCCGGCAATGGCTGGTTGGCTCTCCGGATAGCAACCACGTTTGCTCCGGCTACGGTCACAGGGTTCTCGCCTCCGGTCGGCGAAACCAAAACGGACCAGTCCGGCCCGATCGTGCGGATCGTCCCGCGTGTCGGCGTGGGTTCGGTGGACGAAACGATGAACTGCGGCGGCAGCGTTCCGGACGGTTGCCCGGTTAGAGTTGCGGCAAAAACAAGTAATAGTGAGTGCATCATGAGCTGTATGTGTCGTCCGGCTCGTGTGATCATTAGCGGGTTGTGCGGCTCGTCGGTTAACGCTGCCGCGGTTGAGCCGATCATACACCGTCCTTCCCACCTCGTCACCCGCCCACGAATCACCCGTTCGCAGGTCGACCGGTGCGGGGGCCGTGGACTTCGCAGAGGCGTCCAAATTGGCGTCACTCTCCGTCGCCCCGTTTCCCCAATCGAGTCGGGCGCCTATTACTGCTAACGACGGCCGGGTGACCGCCCGCCCGTTGCCCTCCCCGTTTCCCTTCCCGGAGTTACCCGCCATGTTCACCCGCCGAGAAGTGTTCCGCGTCGCCGCCGGCGCTGGGGCCGTGCTGGTTGCCGCCCCGACCGCGTTCGCCGCGCGCGCGGCCGACGAGAAGAAGGCCGCCGGGTTCACGCTGCCGAAGTTGCCCTACGCCTATGACGCGCTCGAACCGAACATCGACGCCGAGACGATGACCATCCACCACGACAAGCACCACCAAGCGTATGTCGACAACTTGAACAAGGCCCTGACCGCGGCCGCCCCGGAATGGCTGTCGAAGCCGATCGAGGAAGTCGTCACGCATCTGAAAGACCTGCCCGAGAAGGCCCGCACCGCGGTCCGCAACAACGGCGGCGGGCACTGGAACCACACGTTCTTCTGGAACGTCATGGCCAAGCCCGGGACCGGCGGGGAGCCGAAGGGCGATCTGCTCAAGGCCATTGATTCGTCGTTCGGCACGCTGGACGGTTTCAAGAAAGAGTTCGCCGCGGCCGCCGCCACCCGGTTCGGCAGCGGGTGGGCGTGGCTCGTCCCGGGCAAGGAAAAGCCGCTCGCGGTCGTCAGCACGCCGAACCAGGACAACCCGCTGATGGACGGCGGCCCGGCCCCGATCCTTGGCATCGACGTGTGGGAACACGCCTATTACCTGAAGTACCGCAATCTGCGCCCGAAGTACGTTGAAGCGTGGCTCGGGGTGGTGAACTGGGACGCGGTCGCGGCCAATTTCAACGCCGCCAAGAAGAGCTAATGCCGTGTCCGGAAACGCTTGAGTAACCCCGGCGGCCCATATGGGCCGCCGGGGATACGATTCCGCCGACTTCGAACACATCCGCGTCCCGTCCGCTCGTCGCAATCCGTCCCGGCCAGCACATCGGCGTCCATCACACCGATTGTTTCGGAGGCCGACCCGCGCGTATGATGGCACGGGGTTTGGTGGGTCAGAGGTCGCATCATGTTTCCGTCCGGTGTGTGGCGTGGCTTTTGGGAACAGGAAGGGTATGGTCGGCAGCCGATGGAGGCGTTCGAGCTGCATTTCGCCGCCGACGGCGAAGTGCGGGGGCACGGTCGCGACGTCGTTGGCCGATTCACCTTCCACGGCACGTTCGACAAGTCCACCGGGCGGACACTTCTGGTCAAACAGTACCTCGGCAAACACCGGGTCGATTACGACGGCCGTCCGGACGGTGAGGGATCGATCCTCGGTATGTGGACAGTCCGAGTTCAGATCGGCGAACAGGAATGGGTCAATAAGGGGCCATTTTTGATGAAGCCGGATGTCGCCAATTTGGGCGAAAACGAGCCGATTTCTGAATACCGGAAATGACTCAACCTGCAGACGTCACTTCTTTGCCACGGGGATTAATTCCTGGAGTTTAGGGTCGATCGGCCGCCTGGCGAGATCGGCCAGGGCTGCCTGGATCGGTGCTGCCTGGCACCAGGAAACCGCCCGCAAAAAGTCGGCCGTCCGAACGCCGTTCCGGACTTCTCGCTTCATCCAGGCGTCGTTAGCCGTCGAAAACCCGACATCGAGCGACCGGAGGCGGGCGGCGACGACCGGAGCCATTTCGTCGGGGAAGTAGTAGAGGAGCCGCACGACTGCCTCGATCTGATAGCTGCTTCCTTTGTCCCACCCGTCGAGCGACCGGCCGTTGAACTTCCCTTCCGTGGCGTAATCGATCAGCAGCGAATCCAGGAGTGCCCGCGCCGGGTCTGCACCCGACCATGCGGCCCGGAGGCGGGTTCGCATTGCGGGCGTCGCCGTCGGGCTGTTGATTGAGAAAATGTCCGATGGGATGTATTGGACGACCTGATAGCTCCGGCCGACGATCTGCCCAATTACGGCAAAGCAGACATCGCCGACCTTCACCGTGTATGTGCGGATCAAGCCCGAATCTTTCTCACTTTCCGTTTCAGCGAATTCCGTGGCGATCGCTCGGCTTTCTTTCGAATTGAGTGGGTTTCCGCGGAAATCGCCGCCTACACCCATGATGCCAGACGATGTCCGGACTTTCATTTTCGTCGAAGTCTTGTCGTCGAGTGCTTCCAGTAGGAACGGGAGGGCAGTTGGACCCATTGCGACAAGATCCCGGAACGCGTCGGAAGATTTAAATCCTTGATTCGGAAGAATTCCACCGCCCCATCGGGTTTGATCAGGGAGCGGTGCGAATGCGTGTCCGGACATCGAAGCGGACAGGCCGTGGCCCGGTTGCCCGACCTTGGCAAGTTCCGCGATCAAGGCTCGGATCTTCTCCTTCTGGTCCTCGGTCACAGCCGGGTGAGGTTTGAGGGTGACGGCCGCGAGCTTTCCCAGGCGGATGTTGAGGTAAGCGAGCGCCATCCCTTGTCGGGTCGCGAACTCCGGGTCGATCTTCTCGATGGCCTTGACCGCCGCCTCGCGGTCCCGTTCGTCGGCGTTCAGGTCGCGGGCGAGGGCAGCCAACTTCGGGAGAGCGGCCTTCGCCCCGGCTCCGTATCGCCCGAGTGAAGTCGCAGCCCGCCCGGTATCTTTGAGCCCGTTGAACGCATCGAGAATGACAGGCACGGCGGATTTGGCCGACGGATCAATTTTGCTCAAAGCCTCGATCACGGTGTCCTGCATGGTCCCGACATCCTGGACCTTTGCCAGATGAAGGAGATTCGGGACTGCGGCAATGGCAGCAGGCCCGAACGAACCCAGCGCGTACGCGGCTGTTTCCCGGAGATCGTCGTCGTTTTCTGTTAGCGCGGCGATCAGCGTGGGGACTGCCGAACCGGCTCGGATGCGACCGAGGGCGTCCACGACCGCCGTCCGGTTGGAGTCGTCAACGGGCCATTTGCGGAATGCCGCAATCAGAGCCGGGATCGCGGGGCTGGCTCCAGGGCCGACGCGGGCGAGAGCAATAGTCGCTTCTTCCCGGACCGAACGGTCTTTGTCGTTAAGGGCTGTCACGAGAGCCCCGACGGCCGGCTTCGCTTTACCCTCCAGGTCACCCAGCGACGTGGCCGCGGTGCTCCGAACCGTGTCGTCCGGGTCAGCGAGCAGCGCGATCAGTACGGGGACAGTTTTGTCGACCGACCGGCTCACTGCGCTGAGACTGCAAGCCGCGGCCCCGCGAACGGCCGGGTCCGTATCTTTTGTCGCTTGAATGAGCGCGGGAATGGCTTCTTTCGGTCGCGGCCGGATATTCCCGAGAATGTGAACCGCCATGATACGAATGTCAGGTTCGGGTCGCTTAAGCGCTTTGATCAGATCGGGCACGGCAGCCGACCCATGATCTACGAGAATCGACTGTATTTCAAAGTTGAAAGTCTTTTTCGGATCGGCGAAGACATCGATTAGCGCCGGGACGGCTTTACTGCCGAACGAGCCGTCGGGACCCAAAGCATCCCTGGCTTTGGCTTGTTTTTCACGATCACGATTATCGCCTAATTCTGTGATCCACTGATCGATCGTCTTGGGTGGTTGATCTGGGTGCTTCGGACTTTGCGCGGCCGCCCGGGCGACGGGAAATACGAGAAGGACCGCGACAAGGACCATCTGGGGAATAAGTTTCAACGCGAGCCCTCCGTCACAGAATAATGCCAACACTCGCGGCTGACATATCAACGCTGGAGCCCTTGGGTTCGTTTGAGCGGATTCAGGATCGTCGCGGGCAATGGTGTGAGTTCTGGGGAGGATTATTTGCGCTTTTTGCGCCTATCTCCCGTGTTTTTCGTCCGAGCACTTACCAAGACACCACTGCAGGAACGAGGTTCTGCGAGACGACCGAGTCTCCGGGCCGTCCGTCCGGGGCGCAAAACAGGTGATTGTGAGCATGTGCCGGTCGTGAAATGCTTCATTTCCGACGTGTGAAGGCAAAATAGCACGGGGTGCGGTGGCACCTTCCGATGCTCCCGCCCCCGTCGTGACGTGGCCAGACGGTTACTATTTTTCCTTGGTATCCTTGTCGTCTTTCTTCGGGTACACGATCTTCGCGGTCGCGATCACTTCCTTCAGGTTTTCGGCGGCCTTGGCCGCTTCTTCCTTGGTGGAGTGTCCGGTCAGTGAGCCCGCGAGATATTTACCATCACCATCGCGAATCCCGATCCGATATTTGCCGTCCTTGCCTTCCTTGATCTCGATCGTTCCGCCGGTCGTCTTGGTATCTTTCTTGGTGTCTTTTTTCTTTGTCGTCTTGGTCTCTTTCGAATCGTCTTTCGTGTCGTCTTTCTTGGCGTCTTTCGTCGTTTGGGCGTCCGCGATGGAAATCACGGTAGTTGTGACGCCGGCCATGGCGAGCATGAGGACGAGTGAGCGAATCAATTTCGACACAGGCGGAACCTCCGAAGGGAGTTTGCGGAGAACGACTAGATCGTCGCGGCGGCGCCGGACGACGCGGAAAATTATCACGCGCCGTTTCATGCGTCGCAACTCGTTTATTAGAAACGGTCATTTGTCGGCGACAGATCGGGTTCAGATGTGCGGGCGGGGGAAATGAGACCGCCGTATCAATCAGTCGCGAGATTCGTACTCTTCACGCTTATCCCGGCTCGACCTGGATAGCAGCACAGTAATAACGATTACCGCCGGGACTACCGTGAGACAGCCGAGGAGCAATATCTCCTGCATTCCGATGCCGAACATGGGCAACCCTCACTGATCGTCAAACAAACTTGCGAGTGGTATAGAGAAATTCGGTAACAAGTCGGGGCATGTCAGGTCGTCGTCCAGACGAAAAACTTGAGCTGGCTGGTCGGCGCGATAAGCTACCACGGCCTGATTTTTTGAATCAATAACCCAGACGACGATCACACCGGCGACAAGATACTCCGTAACTTTATCAGCGACGGTTGATGGAGATTCATATTTGTCCAAGATTTCGACGACTAATTCGGGAATCGTTCCGAGAAAGCCTTCCTCGGTTTCTCGCCGCGGGAGGGATTGAGCCAAAATGAAAGCCGCGTCGGTACACACGACCCGATCGGGGTTCCGCCGCAAAACGATCCCGACCCTTCCGAATCCTTCTCCGAGACCCCGTTCTTCGGCATCCGTGAGCAAAACAGCGATGATGTGGGCGTGCAAAGCGCCATGAACATCACCAGGCGGCGACGTAACCACAAGCTTACCATCGTCCAATTCGTAGCAAACATCCCCCGAAGGGAGGTTTGTCGGAAAGACAGCAAAATCCGCCACTGTCAGAAGACGCGGCATGGAAGGCAAAGGTAGACTGCGTGAAGACATCGGACTGTTCATGCCCGCATTCTACACGGCCGGCCGCTTGGTGTGCCAGTCGGTCGCGGCCTCGTACATGCGGGCGACGCGGAACATCTTCTCCTCGTCGAACGGCGGGGAGAGGAGCTGGAGGCCGACCGGCAGGCCGCCCTTGGTGAAGCCGCACGGGATGCTCATCCCGGCGATGCCCGCGAGGTTGCACGAAATCGTGTAGATGTCGGACAAGTACATCGCCAGCGGGTTGTCGGACTTCTCACCGATCTTGAACGCCGCGCTCGGGGATGTCGGCCCCATCACTACGTCGCACTTCGCGAACGCATCCGTGAACTCGTTCAAGATCAGCCTGCGAACCTTCAACGCCTTGAGGTAATACGCGTCCTTGTACCCGCTCGACAGCGCGTACGAGCCGAGCATGATCCGCCGCTGGACTTCCTTGCCGAAACCTTCGCCCCGCGACTTGGCGTACGTGCCGATCAGGTCGGTCTTCTCGGCCGTGCGGTGGCCGTAGTGCATGCCGTCGAAGCGGGCCAGGTTGCTCGACGCCTCGGCCGTGGCGACGATGTAGTAAACGGCGACCGCGTACTTCGCGCTGTGCGGCAGCGACACGTCCACGAGCGTCGCCCCGAGAGCCTGATACTCCTTGAGGGCGGCCCGGATCGAGGCTTCGACCTCGGCGTCCAGGCCAGCGTCAAAGAACTCGCGGGGGACGCCGATCTTCAGCCCCTTGATCGGCTCGCCGAGGGATTTCGTGTACGCGGGGACGGGCCGGTCGATGCTGGTGCTGTCCCGGCGGTCGTGCCCGGCGATCACTTCCATCAGCAAGGCTGCGTCAGTCACGTCGTGCGTGAACGGACCGACTTGATCGAGTGACGACGCGAACGCGATCAGTCCGTACCGGGAGACGCGACCGTAGGTAGGTTTGACGCCCACGATCCCACACAACGCGGCCGGCTGTCGGATCGAGCCGCCGGTGTCGGTTCCGAGCGAGAGCGGCGCCTGGCACGCTGCCACGGCAGCCGCCGAACCGCCCGAGGAACCGCCCGGGATGCGCTCCGTGTCCCACGGGTTGCGCGTGGTCTGGACCGCGCTGTTTTCGGTGGACGAGCCCATCGCGAACTCGTCCATGTTCGTTTTGCCGATCAGCACCGCGTCGGCCGCGCGGAGCTTTTCGACGACGTGGGCGTCGTAAGGCGGGACGAAGTTCTTGAGGATCTTGCTCGAACAGGTGGTCGGCGTGCCGCGTGTGCAAAGGACGTCCTTGATCGCGACCGGCACTCCCGCCAGTACCCCGAGCTGGCTGCCGGCTTTTCGCTTGGCGTCCACCGCCTCGGCTTGCCGGCGGACATCGGCTTCGTCGACGTGGACGAACGCCTTGACCTTCGGCTCTCTCGCGCGGACCGCCGCGAGGAACGCATCGGCGATCGACGCGGCGGTCGCTCCCCCGGACTTCTGAAGGGTGAGCAGCTCGGTGGCGGTCTTCTCGATCATGGTGGAACCAAAAAGAGAAATATTTGCCACAGAGGGCACAGAGAACACAGAGAGATAGAGCGGACAAGCCGAGTACATGGGGCTCGGTTCTCGATTCTCTCTGTCTTCTCTCCTCTGTGGTCTCTGTGAACTCTGTGGCTAATTTGAATTGGATTTAAGCAGTCATTTCGTCGGAGGCGTCGAAGACGGCCGGGACGCCGAAGTAGTCGCCGATGCGAGTCGGGGCGTTCTTGAGTGCTTCGTCGACCGGCAAGGACGGCACGGGTACGTCGTCCCGGAACACGTTCTGGACCGGGAGTGGGTGCGCGAGCGGTTCGATGCCGTCGGTGTTGACTTGCGTGAGCTGGTCGACGTATTCGAGAATCCGGTTCAGTTGCTCGGCCATCTTGGTCAGGTCGGCCGGGGCCAAGTCGAGTCGCGCGAGCTTGGCGACTTTCTTCACTTCGTCGATGGTCAGCGACACACTCGAACCCTCGCACCGCCGGATTGCCGGGTTATAAACGCCGAAAGCCGCGGGACCGCGCTC
This is a stretch of genomic DNA from Fimbriiglobus ruber. It encodes these proteins:
- a CDS encoding VOC family protein; translated protein: MTSNEWRVSPILGVHDVRRTAEYYRDVLGFTLDPVDGIFQPRAEEPGGVYAIVKRSGVWVHFQIRRESLPKRVRATFERDVYLYVEDLDDLHAELQKRGALIIQPPHVAPHGIREMVVEDINGYRLAFGEIAP
- the argA gene encoding amino-acid N-acetyltransferase, with protein sequence MFRLTDLREILRYVPRFRDRVFVIAIDGAIVEDDNFHNLLLDIALLRSLSVRVALVHGAAFQIERYAKMTDVTPSDLVGTGVTDAATLQVAITAANRVTHEILEGLSANDLRGACPNALVAHPAGILGGVDHLFTGRVERVDAFLIQTLLERDIIPVIPPIGCDGAGRSYRLNSDAVAVELAKTLNAVKLVFLCVEGGVRTQDEMIRQMTVEEAESFLKKNRQTMPPGTVTKLSHAVRAGKEGVERIHIIDGREQEGLLGEVFSNEGIGTLIYTNEYQAIRLAQKKDVRAVFTLIQQGIKAEELVKRTRTDLERQIGEYFVFEVDRNPVACGALHMYPDQNKAELASVYVDTRYENQGIGGKLLAYAESLARSRGVGVLFCLSTQAINYFIQRGGFQLGTPDDLPPVRREIYEKNGRRSQVLIKPLT
- a CDS encoding FAD-dependent oxidoreductase; the encoded protein is MPEKVVIIGSGPAAWTAAIYAARANLEPLVFQGNPYDNNNKANGTLPLGQLALTTEVENFPSWPAGDTKAYLKSALKADDVDFPYWVANDKDQPTHGINGPELMALMRQQAVNVGTRIESKDVVKVDLKKRPFTLTMHDGSSVETHTIVIATGARANYLDAPGVNDFKNKGVSACAVCDGALPRFRNKPIVVVGGGDSACEEAGYLTKFSSDVHMLVRRDVLRASKIMADRAIANPKIKLHWYTELDEVTGDKTGVTGVRVKNNKSGESKEVPASGLFFAIGHTPNVGFLDGQVELTDMGYIKWTTLARTYTSVDGVFAAGDVADDYYRQAISAAGTGCMAALDAERWLGHHGLV
- a CDS encoding NPCBM/NEW2 domain-containing protein → MIGSTAAALTDEPHNPLMITRAGRHIQLMMHSLLLVFAATLTGQPSGTLPPQFIVSSTEPTPTRGTIRTIGPDWSVLVSPTGGENPVTVAGANVVAIRRANQPLPAWPRDALAILANGDRIRGTVIGGDADIVRFEAAARGTGKPAWTVPITTLAAIWTTGAPAETPPDPMDYLWAAGPKRRDAVLLRNGDVVRGTVTAFAASPAAILVAAGGTGPTIIVPLDRAAAVAFDPKLARVRKVKGIYARLVTTDGSRISLSAASCDGARLRGTTLFGGAVDVPLDEVVALDWLQSKATYLSDLKPKRAVVDAYNGVTWPWAANRTVRGNPLRLAGPHGEQTFDRGLGTHSRTTLTYDLAGKFRRFEAQIGLDPETGRRGAADVRVVVDGKDVPVEGLAPLTSAIPREVSVDVSGAKELTLIVDYGPGGDVQDDVNWCDARLVE
- a CDS encoding superoxide dismutase, producing MFTRREVFRVAAGAGAVLVAAPTAFAARAADEKKAAGFTLPKLPYAYDALEPNIDAETMTIHHDKHHQAYVDNLNKALTAAAPEWLSKPIEEVVTHLKDLPEKARTAVRNNGGGHWNHTFFWNVMAKPGTGGEPKGDLLKAIDSSFGTLDGFKKEFAAAAATRFGSGWAWLVPGKEKPLAVVSTPNQDNPLMDGGPAPILGIDVWEHAYYLKYRNLRPKYVEAWLGVVNWDAVAANFNAAKKS
- a CDS encoding HEAT repeat domain-containing protein, giving the protein MVLVAVLLVFPVARAAAQSPKHPDQPPKTIDQWITELGDNRDREKQAKARDALGPDGSFGSKAVPALIDVFADPKKTFNFEIQSILVDHGSAAVPDLIKALKRPEPDIRIMAVHILGNIRPRPKEAIPALIQATKDTDPAVRGAAACSLSAVSRSVDKTVPVLIALLADPDDTVRSTAATSLGDLEGKAKPAVGALVTALNDKDRSVREEATIALARVGPGASPAIPALIAAFRKWPVDDSNRTAVVDALGRIRAGSAVPTLIAALTENDDDLRETAAYALGSFGPAAIAAVPNLLHLAKVQDVGTMQDTVIEALSKIDPSAKSAVPVILDAFNGLKDTGRAATSLGRYGAGAKAALPKLAALARDLNADERDREAAVKAIEKIDPEFATRQGMALAYLNIRLGKLAAVTLKPHPAVTEDQKEKIRALIAELAKVGQPGHGLSASMSGHAFAPLPDQTRWGGGILPNQGFKSSDAFRDLVAMGPTALPFLLEALDDKTSTKMKVRTSSGIMGVGGDFRGNPLNSKESRAIATEFAETESEKDSGLIRTYTVKVGDVCFAVIGQIVGRSYQVVQYIPSDIFSINSPTATPAMRTRLRAAWSGADPARALLDSLLIDYATEGKFNGRSLDGWDKGSSYQIEAVVRLLYYFPDEMAPVVAARLRSLDVGFSTANDAWMKREVRNGVRTADFLRAVSWCQAAPIQAALADLARRPIDPKLQELIPVAKK
- a CDS encoding Uma2 family endonuclease, which translates into the protein MNSPMSSRSLPLPSMPRLLTVADFAVFPTNLPSGDVCYELDDGKLVVTSPPGDVHGALHAHIIAVLLTDAEERGLGEGFGRVGIVLRRNPDRVVCTDAAFILAQSLPRRETEEGFLGTIPELVVEILDKYESPSTVADKVTEYLVAGVIVVWVIDSKNQAVVAYRADQPAQVFRLDDDLTCPDLLPNFSIPLASLFDDQ
- the gatA gene encoding Asp-tRNA(Asn)/Glu-tRNA(Gln) amidotransferase subunit GatA; this translates as MIEKTATELLTLQKSGGATAASIADAFLAAVRAREPKVKAFVHVDEADVRRQAEAVDAKRKAGSQLGVLAGVPVAIKDVLCTRGTPTTCSSKILKNFVPPYDAHVVEKLRAADAVLIGKTNMDEFAMGSSTENSAVQTTRNPWDTERIPGGSSGGSAAAVAACQAPLSLGTDTGGSIRQPAALCGIVGVKPTYGRVSRYGLIAFASSLDQVGPFTHDVTDAALLMEVIAGHDRRDSTSIDRPVPAYTKSLGEPIKGLKIGVPREFFDAGLDAEVEASIRAALKEYQALGATLVDVSLPHSAKYAVAVYYIVATAEASSNLARFDGMHYGHRTAEKTDLIGTYAKSRGEGFGKEVQRRIMLGSYALSSGYKDAYYLKALKVRRLILNEFTDAFAKCDVVMGPTSPSAAFKIGEKSDNPLAMYLSDIYTISCNLAGIAGMSIPCGFTKGGLPVGLQLLSPPFDEEKMFRVARMYEAATDWHTKRPAV
- the gatC gene encoding Asp-tRNA(Asn)/Glu-tRNA(Gln) amidotransferase subunit GatC; protein product: MSLTIDEVKKVAKLARLDLAPADLTKMAEQLNRILEYVDQLTQVNTDGIEPLAHPLPVQNVFRDDVPVPSLPVDEALKNAPTRIGDYFGVPAVFDASDEMTA